The genomic region TTGTTTCTGCGCCAGATTTAAAGCCTGTTGTGGGTATGGTTTCTGATAAATTGGAGGAGAGAATACAATTCTATAAAACTTATGCTGCCAATTCTGGTTTTAAAATTAGGAAGTCATCACAAAGAATTATAGATGGGGTGGTGATGACTAAATATTGTGTATGTAGTAAGGCGGGTGAAAGTGAACCTAAAGGAAAGGTAAAAAATGAGGCAGAAGACTAGAATTTCATGTAGCGCAAAGATTTTTTTCAAAGAACTGATAAAAGACAGTATGTGATTGTTGACTTCCATAAAGGACACGCACACCTTCTATCTACCCCAAATACGGTGgtgcatttgaccgaatcaagagAACTAAAACTGATACACAAAACTATAATTTTTGAGAATTCAAAGGTGAATAAAGGGCATGTACAGAGTTTTAGGATGTTTAAAGAATATGTCAAAGGATATCCAAACGTGGGAGCATCGCTAGAGGATTTCAAGAATTATTGGTGAGATGTGAAATaattcataaaaggttatgatgCTCAAATGATGATTGAGAATTTTATGCAAAAGAAAGCTATGTGTAGCTCTTATTTCTTTGATTTTGATGTTGATGATCATGGGCGACTTTCTAGAGTTTGTTGGTTTGACCCTATAGCGATAAAAAACTATAGCCTTTTTGTTGATATGACATCCTTCGACACAACATTCAATATGAATACTTATAAGATGATTTTTGGACCTTTTATGGGGGTTGACCATCACAAAAAATGTGTGACGTTTGGAGCAGGTCTTATAAGAAAAGAGTCTGATGATGATTTTATATGGCTGTTTCGGTCTTTTCTGACCGCAATGAGTGATAAGTATCCTGTGTGCAGAATTATTGACCAGGATCGAGGCATAAAGGCAGGAGTTAAGACAGTATTTAGGGACAAAACTCAGCACAaatattgcatgtggcatatcatgaaaaAACAACCTGACAAGATCGGAACTACACTCCATAAAGAAACCAAATTTATGAAAGAGTTGTGTTCCTGTGTTTGGGCAGAAGACATCGAACC from Silene latifolia isolate original U9 population chromosome 3, ASM4854445v1, whole genome shotgun sequence harbors:
- the LOC141649482 gene encoding protein FAR1-RELATED SEQUENCE 5-like; this translates as MCSSYFFDFDVDDHGRLSRVCWFDPIAIKNYSLFVDMTSFDTTFNMNTYKMIFGPFMGVDHHKKCVTFGAGLIRKESDDDFIWLFRSFLTAMSDKYPVCRIIDQDRGIKAGVKTVFRDKTQHKYCMWHIMKKQPDKIGTTLHKETKFMKELCSCVWAEDIEPAKFEERWCSVVSSYGLSDNEWLVKMFDKRASWIPTYFRDLFMGGLMRSTTSRSESENSFFGNFLNPNLTLVEFLMRFESAMDTQRWKQSKLIAESKNSFLVW